A single region of the Paludibacter jiangxiensis genome encodes:
- a CDS encoding TetR/AcrR family transcriptional regulator, whose product MGHVERKKRDQENIRASILNAAINLAKSEGWSAVTIRKIAEAIEYTPPIVYEYFKNKDDLIHEIIIYGFQKLRQMGSENLLKTSDPKEKLLALSLVHWDFSYEHRELYQLMFSLERPLPNDEAEKGAQLLKDIFGEVTKRSNREIDILIFNWVCVLNGTISMIMQFDKPEHPLQEKFSLTSRELFMQFMQRFIDSITH is encoded by the coding sequence ATGGGCCATGTAGAGAGAAAGAAGCGGGATCAGGAGAATATTCGTGCCAGCATTTTAAATGCGGCGATAAATCTCGCTAAATCAGAGGGCTGGAGCGCTGTAACTATTCGGAAAATTGCAGAAGCAATTGAGTATACTCCACCTATCGTGTATGAATATTTCAAGAACAAAGACGATCTGATTCACGAAATAATCATTTACGGGTTTCAGAAATTGCGCCAAATGGGGAGCGAAAATTTGTTAAAAACCTCAGATCCCAAAGAGAAGTTGCTGGCATTATCATTGGTGCACTGGGATTTTTCGTACGAACACCGGGAGCTTTATCAGCTAATGTTTAGTCTTGAAAGGCCTCTCCCAAACGATGAGGCCGAAAAGGGAGCTCAATTGCTGAAAGATATTTTTGGCGAAGTTACAAAACGAAGCAATCGGGAAATCGACATTCTGATCTTCAACTGGGTCTGTGTATTAAACGGCACAATCAGCATGATAATGCAATTCGACAAACCCGAGCATCCTTTGCAGGAAAAATTCTCACTCACCTCCCGGGAACTTTTCATGCAGTTTATGCAGCGGTTTATCGATAGCATAACCCATTAA
- a CDS encoding DNA topoisomerase 3 — translation MKVCIAEKPSVAREIAQILGAKAKKNGYFEGNGYQVTWTFGHLCTLKEPHEYLPEWKQWSLAYLPMVPPRFGIRLIQNDGYVKQFQTIESLVKNAEIVINCGDAGQEGELIQRWVLQKAQCSCPVYRLWISSLTEEAIREGFEKLHTNQEFQHLYEAGLSRAIGDWLLGMNATRLFTLKYGKNRSVLSIGRVQTPTLALIVNRQLEILNFKPEPYWELKTIYRNTTFSASKGKFTSQEEGQEFLETVRNSPFTVTNVTTKKGNEAPPRLFDLTSLQVECNKKFSYSADETLKLIQSLYEKKVTTYPRVDTTFLSDDIYPKVPGTLRGLKDYEELTAPVLAAKIPKSKKVFDNSKVTDHHAIIPTGVHPNNLTNDERKVFDLVARRFIAAFYPDCKISTTTVNGEVDKVEFKVNGKQILDPGWRVVFAKDKPEEKDESEKKDEDDDNILPAFEIGESGSHEPTLGEKWTQPPKPYTEATLLRAMETAGKQVDDDELRDALKENGIGRPSTRAAVIETLFKRNYIRKEKKNLIATPTGMDLIGVIDVELLKSVELTGLWEKKLREIEKGSFEARKFIDELKTMVSDVVHQVKYDTSHRSVSVEAPVVEEPKKEAKAPKEKKERAPRKKKEPTEPKPEVAKPAATTAPAATPQPEICPLCGKGTIIKGKTAYGCSEWRAGCAYRRPFEEGAE, via the coding sequence ATGAAAGTGTGCATCGCCGAAAAACCAAGTGTCGCCCGTGAAATCGCCCAGATATTAGGAGCCAAGGCAAAGAAAAATGGCTATTTTGAGGGCAACGGATATCAGGTCACCTGGACATTCGGCCACCTCTGTACGCTGAAGGAACCTCACGAATATCTTCCTGAATGGAAACAATGGTCGCTGGCTTATCTTCCCATGGTGCCTCCGCGATTTGGCATTCGCCTGATTCAGAATGACGGCTATGTAAAACAGTTTCAAACCATTGAAAGTTTGGTCAAAAATGCCGAAATAGTGATTAACTGTGGTGATGCCGGCCAGGAGGGGGAGCTCATTCAGCGATGGGTGTTGCAAAAGGCACAATGCTCTTGTCCTGTCTATCGGCTTTGGATTTCCTCACTGACAGAAGAGGCTATTAGAGAGGGGTTTGAGAAGCTTCATACCAATCAGGAATTTCAGCATTTATACGAAGCCGGGCTTTCGCGGGCTATCGGTGACTGGTTGTTGGGAATGAACGCGACGCGCCTATTCACCCTGAAATATGGCAAGAACCGCAGCGTTCTTTCTATCGGTCGTGTGCAGACTCCCACATTGGCGTTGATCGTGAATCGCCAGTTGGAGATTCTGAATTTCAAGCCCGAACCTTATTGGGAACTCAAGACCATTTACCGAAATACGACATTTTCTGCCTCCAAAGGTAAATTTACCTCGCAGGAAGAGGGGCAGGAATTTCTGGAGACGGTGCGCAATTCGCCTTTCACCGTTACCAACGTTACCACCAAAAAAGGAAACGAAGCGCCTCCGCGCCTTTTTGACCTGACTTCGCTTCAGGTAGAGTGCAATAAGAAGTTTAGCTACTCGGCCGATGAGACTTTGAAGCTTATCCAATCGCTTTACGAAAAGAAAGTGACGACCTATCCGCGTGTGGATACCACGTTCCTGAGCGATGATATTTACCCGAAAGTACCCGGTACGCTGCGTGGACTGAAGGATTATGAAGAGCTAACTGCTCCGGTACTGGCAGCAAAGATTCCCAAATCGAAAAAAGTATTCGATAACAGCAAGGTAACCGATCACCACGCTATTATACCTACTGGTGTTCACCCCAATAACCTGACCAACGATGAGCGCAAGGTATTTGATCTTGTGGCTCGCCGATTCATCGCAGCCTTTTATCCTGATTGTAAAATATCGACCACGACCGTCAATGGAGAAGTGGATAAGGTAGAATTTAAGGTAAATGGTAAGCAGATCCTTGATCCGGGATGGCGTGTGGTATTTGCCAAAGACAAGCCGGAGGAAAAGGACGAAAGCGAAAAGAAAGACGAAGATGACGATAATATCCTGCCGGCTTTTGAGATTGGCGAAAGCGGTTCGCACGAACCCACATTGGGAGAGAAATGGACGCAGCCGCCCAAGCCTTACACCGAAGCGACGCTCCTTCGTGCGATGGAGACAGCCGGTAAGCAGGTCGATGATGACGAGTTGCGCGATGCTTTGAAGGAAAACGGCATTGGCCGTCCTTCCACCCGTGCTGCGGTTATCGAAACACTCTTTAAACGCAATTACATCCGCAAGGAGAAGAAAAACCTGATAGCTACTCCCACGGGCATGGACTTGATTGGCGTGATTGATGTGGAGCTGCTTAAATCCGTGGAGTTGACCGGTCTTTGGGAGAAAAAACTGCGCGAGATAGAAAAAGGTAGCTTTGAGGCCCGCAAGTTTATTGACGAGCTAAAAACGATGGTATCTGACGTAGTGCATCAGGTGAAATACGATACTTCGCACCGTTCGGTGAGTGTGGAGGCTCCGGTCGTTGAAGAGCCCAAGAAAGAGGCTAAAGCTCCGAAAGAGAAAAAGGAACGCGCCCCCCGCAAGAAGAAAGAGCCGACCGAACCTAAGCCGGAAGTGGCAAAACCAGCTGCTACAACTGCTCCTGCCGCAACTCCTCAACCGGAAATCTGTCCGTTGTGTGGCAAGGGAACAATTATCAAGGGGAAAACGGCTTACGGCTGCTCGGAGTGGAGGGCTGGATGTGCTTATCGGAGGCCGTTTGAGGAAGGGGCGGAATAG
- a CDS encoding flavin reductase family protein — protein MAIKPVELSKAYRLLQVGPTTMISAKHDGDENVMAAAWVGIGGPNKVVAYIGKQADTRQLVEKSGYFVVHIPTAQQMEIVLFVGEHSKNTMPNKLDSLPLFYQEEFDIPMVEGCAGWLVCKVIPNSHQEQNFDLFMGEIVAAWSDDRVFKNGHWIFDDAPDELRTVHYVAGGQFYAIGKGTKFNHGPGVD, from the coding sequence ATGGCAATAAAACCAGTTGAATTAAGTAAAGCCTACCGTTTGTTACAAGTAGGACCTACTACAATGATTTCCGCCAAACACGATGGAGATGAAAACGTAATGGCAGCCGCCTGGGTCGGTATTGGCGGTCCAAATAAAGTGGTCGCCTATATTGGCAAACAAGCCGACACCCGCCAGCTTGTAGAAAAGAGCGGTTATTTCGTTGTGCATATTCCTACGGCTCAACAAATGGAAATCGTTTTATTTGTGGGAGAACACAGCAAAAACACGATGCCTAACAAACTTGATAGTCTTCCCCTGTTTTATCAGGAAGAATTTGACATTCCAATGGTAGAAGGTTGTGCAGGTTGGTTAGTTTGTAAAGTAATTCCCAATTCGCATCAAGAACAGAATTTTGACTTGTTTATGGGTGAAATTGTTGCGGCTTGGAGCGATGACCGCGTATTTAAAAACGGGCATTGGATTTTTGATGACGCACCGGATGAATTGCGTACTGTGCATTATGTAGCAGGCGGTCAATTCTACGCTATTGGCAAAGGCACGAAATTTAATCACGGACCGGGAGTGGACTAA
- a CDS encoding flavin reductase family protein, whose product MNMKKFGPAGWLFPKPVMIIGTYDQDGKPNAMNADCGGSWDHTEISLFLGKRRQTTLNLQKHGEFTLALANKDTMVGADYVGIASSLREPDKIARTGWTVEKAPDVNAPLFTEFPLTLECRVKEVLDDATSRDCYHLIADIVGILVDDKYLGEDGYPDIRKMNLICHETVHQTYIQLGETAGKAFREGAKLR is encoded by the coding sequence ATGAATATGAAGAAATTTGGACCAGCGGGATGGCTCTTCCCGAAGCCGGTAATGATTATCGGCACATACGACCAGGACGGCAAACCAAATGCCATGAATGCTGATTGTGGTGGTAGTTGGGATCACACAGAAATTTCCCTCTTTTTGGGTAAAAGACGGCAGACTACTTTGAATCTGCAGAAACATGGTGAATTTACTCTGGCATTAGCCAACAAGGACACTATGGTTGGAGCTGACTATGTAGGTATTGCCAGCAGTCTCCGTGAACCGGATAAGATAGCCAGGACGGGCTGGACAGTAGAGAAGGCTCCGGATGTCAATGCACCTCTCTTCACGGAGTTTCCATTAACACTGGAGTGCCGTGTTAAAGAGGTACTCGATGATGCGACGTCTCGCGATTGCTACCACCTTATCGCTGATATAGTCGGGATTCTGGTTGATGATAAATATTTGGGAGAAGATGGCTATCCGGATATTCGGAAGATGAATTTGATCTGCCACGAAACGGTACATCAGACCTATATCCAGCTTGGAGAAACAGCAGGTAAGGCATTTCGTGAAGGAGCTAAGTTAAGATAA
- a CDS encoding helix-turn-helix domain-containing protein has translation MAKKEEIDKQIFIISENDIVFSNDIYDAMSDKHLDTCLHLVVISGNVTFRIGIKSFAAGKDDCIIIPNRTSITDIRATDDFRMTGVIVSNKFMHVALPKSNYEATGLLAMANNPVMPLSVEESERIISDFKQVKFRYNGFSHVYYAEMVVRAVEMMVLDMYDIHSGYHADDLKGMDQSAWILRKFVHLLQKGLYRKYRKVEYYASLLNVSPQYLSECCIRANGHNASFFIERFTAEEIAGLLKREDLSIAEVAYQLDFDTTSYFTRYVKRVLGMTPSEYKARFNVKK, from the coding sequence ATGGCAAAGAAAGAAGAAATTGATAAACAAATATTTATCATTAGTGAAAATGATATTGTTTTCTCAAATGATATCTATGATGCCATGTCTGACAAGCATCTTGATACCTGTCTTCATTTGGTTGTTATTTCAGGAAATGTGACATTCCGTATTGGTATAAAGAGCTTTGCTGCCGGCAAAGACGACTGTATTATTATTCCAAACAGGACTTCGATTACAGACATCAGGGCAACAGATGATTTCAGAATGACCGGCGTCATCGTCTCTAATAAATTTATGCATGTGGCTCTTCCTAAAAGCAACTATGAGGCGACGGGGCTGCTTGCGATGGCAAATAATCCTGTTATGCCCTTATCGGTTGAAGAATCGGAACGAATTATCTCTGATTTCAAACAGGTTAAGTTCCGCTATAATGGGTTTTCACATGTTTATTATGCCGAAATGGTGGTTCGTGCCGTAGAGATGATGGTTCTTGATATGTATGATATCCATTCCGGGTATCATGCGGATGATTTGAAAGGTATGGATCAAAGTGCATGGATTCTGAGAAAGTTTGTGCACCTCCTTCAGAAAGGATTGTACAGGAAATACCGAAAGGTAGAATATTATGCATCTTTGCTGAATGTAAGTCCTCAATACCTTTCCGAGTGTTGCATAAGGGCAAATGGGCACAATGCCTCTTTTTTCATCGAACGCTTTACGGCTGAGGAGATAGCCGGACTGCTGAAGAGAGAAGATCTTTCAATTGCTGAGGTCGCTTATCAGCTGGACTTCGACACAACAAGTTATTTTACTCGTTACGTCAAGCGGGTTTTGGGTATGACACCCAGTGAATACAAGGCTCGATTCAATGTAAAAAAGTGA
- a CDS encoding winged helix-turn-helix transcriptional regulator: MDEIKKTEIICPSDVFLKIIKGKCKTTIIVLIEQGRNRFSEIKRTLPTISERMIAKQLMELEKDGIIVRKVFQEVPLHVEYFLTAYGESIYPIVRDMRKWGYEYLNHLDTQGNNESH, from the coding sequence ATGGATGAAATAAAAAAAACTGAGATTATTTGTCCGTCTGATGTTTTCCTGAAGATTATCAAAGGCAAATGTAAGACAACGATAATCGTTTTGATCGAACAAGGCAGAAACCGTTTTAGTGAGATAAAACGAACCTTACCGACTATCAGTGAAAGGATGATTGCCAAACAACTAATGGAATTAGAAAAGGATGGCATAATTGTTCGTAAAGTGTTTCAGGAGGTACCTCTGCATGTTGAGTACTTCCTCACAGCATATGGAGAGAGTATTTATCCAATTGTCCGAGATATGAGGAAATGGGGGTATGAATATTTAAATCATTTGGATACACAAGGTAATAACGAATCGCATTAG
- a CDS encoding YhdH/YhfP family quinone oxidoreductase, with product METKFKALVVKEVDGVFVKVVENLTLADLPANEVLIKVSYSSINYKDALSASGNKGVTKKYPHVPGIDAVGKVVLSSVEEIKTDAPVLVTGYDLGMNTSGGFGEYISVPAAWVVPLPEAFTEQEAMYFGTAGLTAGLSVSGLINNGITPGKGEIVVSGATGGVGSLSIAILKHLGYKVVAVSGKNNAKLLEDTLKVDEIITREEFTARYDNRPLSKSEFAAGIDTVGGKILSGMLKSVNYNGVVTCCGMIASSQLDTSIFPFILRGVKLIGIDSVEISKDAKMQIWNLLSTAWKPDQLKEITQEVSLEELPKLLDLILLGNAKGRYILKHNS from the coding sequence ATGGAAACAAAATTCAAAGCATTAGTAGTAAAAGAAGTAGATGGCGTTTTTGTTAAGGTGGTGGAAAATCTAACCCTCGCAGATTTGCCGGCAAATGAAGTATTGATAAAGGTTAGCTATTCTTCGATTAATTATAAAGATGCCCTTTCAGCATCAGGTAATAAAGGTGTGACAAAGAAATATCCACATGTACCCGGTATTGATGCTGTAGGAAAGGTTGTTTTATCCTCTGTAGAGGAAATTAAAACCGATGCACCGGTACTGGTAACCGGATATGATTTGGGGATGAATACTTCTGGTGGATTTGGAGAATATATCAGCGTGCCTGCGGCTTGGGTTGTTCCTCTTCCTGAAGCATTCACAGAACAAGAAGCTATGTATTTCGGGACTGCCGGTCTGACTGCCGGCCTTTCTGTCTCAGGCCTTATCAACAATGGCATTACTCCGGGAAAAGGGGAAATAGTAGTCAGTGGTGCGACTGGTGGAGTTGGTAGTCTTTCTATTGCTATACTAAAACACTTAGGATATAAAGTTGTAGCTGTTTCCGGAAAGAATAACGCAAAGCTTCTCGAGGATACATTAAAGGTTGATGAGATAATTACACGGGAAGAATTTACTGCCAGATATGATAACAGACCTTTATCTAAAAGTGAGTTTGCTGCGGGTATTGATACTGTTGGTGGAAAAATATTATCCGGGATGTTGAAATCTGTCAATTATAACGGTGTTGTGACCTGTTGTGGAATGATTGCTTCCTCTCAATTAGATACGAGTATTTTCCCCTTTATTCTGAGAGGAGTGAAATTAATTGGCATTGATTCTGTGGAGATTTCCAAAGATGCAAAAATGCAAATATGGAATTTGTTATCTACAGCCTGGAAACCAGATCAACTGAAAGAAATAACTCAGGAAGTAAGTCTTGAAGAGTTGCCGAAATTGCTTGATTTGATACTTTTAGGGAATGCTAAAGGCAGATATATATTGAAACATAACTCTTGA
- a CDS encoding FAD/NAD(P)-binding protein gives MTVEKVTQEAPGVKTFRLKFQDEEAAEQFSFRAGQFGEYSAFGDGESTFCIASAPTRKGYIECTFREAGKVTSSLARLEEGDTMGFRGPFGNTFPIDQWKGKNLLFIAGGIALPPMRCVIWNALDTRENFKDVSILYGAKSVADLVYKHELKEWEERPDVKLVTTVDPGGETPDWKGEVGFVPSVLEKMNPSSENTVAIVCGPPVMIKFTFPVLEKLGFKPENIYTTLENRMKCGVGKCGRCNVGKLYVCKDGPVFTGAELQALPPEY, from the coding sequence ATGACCGTTGAGAAGGTGACGCAGGAGGCTCCCGGCGTGAAGACTTTCCGTTTGAAATTTCAGGATGAGGAGGCAGCAGAACAGTTCTCGTTCAGAGCCGGACAATTCGGTGAATACTCCGCTTTCGGCGATGGTGAAAGCACCTTTTGTATCGCTTCGGCGCCTACCCGCAAAGGCTATATCGAATGTACCTTTCGCGAAGCCGGTAAGGTTACCTCATCGCTGGCAAGGCTCGAAGAGGGTGACACGATGGGATTCCGTGGCCCGTTTGGCAACACTTTTCCCATCGACCAGTGGAAGGGCAAGAACCTGCTCTTTATTGCCGGTGGTATCGCGCTTCCTCCCATGCGTTGCGTGATCTGGAATGCGTTGGATACCCGCGAAAACTTTAAGGATGTGAGCATCCTTTACGGCGCCAAATCGGTGGCCGATCTGGTGTACAAGCACGAACTGAAAGAGTGGGAAGAACGTCCCGATGTGAAACTGGTAACGACAGTCGATCCCGGAGGCGAAACACCCGACTGGAAAGGTGAGGTTGGTTTTGTTCCTTCCGTCCTTGAAAAGATGAATCCATCGAGCGAAAACACTGTGGCGATTGTGTGCGGTCCTCCGGTGATGATTAAGTTTACCTTCCCGGTGCTGGAAAAACTCGGTTTCAAACCCGAAAATATCTACACCACGCTCGAAAACCGTATGAAATGCGGGGTAGGGAAGTGCGGCCGCTGCAACGTGGGCAAACTGTATGTATGCAAAGACGGGCCGGTATTTACCGGAGCTGAATTGCAGGCTTTACCCCCTGAATATTAA
- a CDS encoding four helix bundle protein — protein MKNDKDNLIVNLSVEFALAIIEYCELLEENRKFVIANQLLKSGTSIGANVREAQNAESKVDFIHKLKIAAKEADETEYWLILCERSKNYPDPSALKEKLNSIHNVISKIIITSKKN, from the coding sequence ATGAAAAATGACAAGGATAATTTGATCGTCAACCTTTCGGTAGAATTTGCTTTGGCCATTATCGAATATTGCGAATTGCTGGAAGAAAACAGGAAATTTGTTATTGCCAATCAATTGCTTAAATCAGGGACTTCCATCGGAGCGAATGTCCGTGAAGCCCAAAATGCAGAGAGCAAGGTAGATTTTATTCACAAATTGAAGATAGCAGCAAAAGAGGCTGACGAAACAGAATATTGGTTGATTCTTTGTGAAAGATCAAAGAATTATCCGGATCCTTCGGCTCTGAAAGAAAAATTGAATTCTATACACAATGTGATTTCAAAAATCATCATCACATCAAAAAAGAACTGA
- a CDS encoding 4Fe-4S dicluster domain-containing protein — protein sequence MEKRFITQASLNRWLTKIVSDGKHLYAPVNKGAKVDFGRVASADEIVFDHIQTTQSAKSVAFPRTDVLFSYEKEKGKVQLENADLNAYPETVVFGLHPCDAAGFNPLGAIFNWDYKDELYNARLQRTVVVTLACTKADEYCFCTSVNGGPGNTAGSDIQFTPVNGGFLAEILTEKGEALVKADEAVFEADRGDVKEEYLVKLPEKFDIKTVQEKLQTAFESPIWKAQSQRCIGCGACAYVCPTCACFDIQEDAHGTKGNRLRCWDSCGFALFTLHTSGHNPRQTQAQRWRQRLLHKFSYMPDRLSVRGCTGCGRCSRACPVDMNLSEHLSSI from the coding sequence ATGGAAAAACGTTTCATTACTCAGGCATCGCTTAACCGTTGGCTTACGAAAATTGTCAGTGACGGGAAACATCTCTACGCTCCGGTGAACAAGGGTGCCAAGGTTGATTTCGGGCGTGTGGCTTCGGCCGACGAAATCGTATTCGACCATATTCAGACCACCCAGTCGGCGAAGTCGGTAGCATTTCCACGTACCGATGTGCTCTTTTCGTACGAAAAAGAGAAGGGCAAGGTTCAACTCGAAAATGCCGACCTGAACGCCTATCCTGAAACGGTGGTGTTCGGCCTGCATCCCTGCGATGCTGCCGGATTCAATCCGCTGGGAGCGATCTTTAACTGGGATTACAAAGACGAACTCTACAATGCCCGCCTGCAACGCACCGTGGTGGTGACGCTGGCCTGCACCAAAGCCGATGAGTACTGTTTCTGTACTTCCGTTAACGGCGGCCCGGGCAATACCGCCGGGAGCGATATCCAGTTTACACCGGTTAACGGCGGTTTTCTGGCCGAGATCCTGACCGAAAAGGGCGAAGCCTTGGTGAAAGCCGATGAGGCCGTTTTTGAAGCCGATCGTGGTGATGTAAAGGAGGAATATCTGGTGAAGTTACCGGAGAAATTCGATATTAAAACCGTTCAGGAGAAGTTGCAGACCGCATTCGAGAGTCCGATCTGGAAAGCGCAATCGCAACGCTGCATCGGCTGCGGAGCGTGTGCCTATGTTTGTCCTACCTGCGCCTGCTTCGACATTCAGGAAGATGCGCACGGCACCAAAGGGAACCGTCTCCGTTGCTGGGATTCATGCGGATTCGCACTGTTTACCCTGCACACCTCGGGACATAATCCCCGTCAGACGCAGGCTCAACGCTGGCGGCAACGCCTTTTGCACAAATTTTCGTATATGCCCGATCGTCTTTCCGTAAGGGGCTGTACCGGTTGTGGCCGTTGTTCACGCGCTTGCCCCGTGGATATGAATTTATCGGAACATCTTTCCTCGATTTGA
- a CDS encoding 4Fe-4S dicluster domain-containing protein: MEELRKKAAELLQSGEVQMVIGYEEGTRHPRPCFISSADDTAKLIYDDRCTGNLAVYLTHKELIGGQKIAITASYFALRSILRLLTEHQIQLDKLVVLTVSAEREVIQFATTDDITAYLQTAPVPAREDDKALIEKLNAMSREERWEFWSAELSKCFKCYACRAACPMCYCTKCIVEENRPQWIQPWASTLANIEWHINRAMHMTGRCADCGACGAACPLGLPIHLLSHQIVQEVTDNFALDVNQAVSGDNALSTFKPEDKENFIR, translated from the coding sequence ATGGAAGAACTGAGAAAAAAGGCTGCTGAGTTGCTGCAATCGGGCGAGGTTCAGATGGTGATCGGTTACGAAGAAGGCACCCGTCATCCGCGCCCCTGCTTTATCTCTTCGGCCGACGATACCGCCAAACTGATATACGACGACCGTTGCACCGGCAATCTGGCCGTTTACCTGACACACAAAGAGCTGATCGGCGGACAGAAGATTGCCATCACAGCATCCTATTTTGCCCTGCGTAGCATCCTGCGTTTGTTGACCGAACACCAGATTCAACTCGACAAACTGGTTGTCCTCACTGTTTCCGCAGAAAGGGAGGTGATTCAGTTTGCGACCACCGACGACATTACGGCTTACCTGCAAACCGCACCTGTTCCTGCCCGCGAAGACGATAAAGCGTTGATCGAAAAACTCAATGCCATGAGTCGTGAAGAGCGTTGGGAATTCTGGTCGGCCGAACTTTCGAAATGTTTCAAGTGCTACGCCTGTCGGGCGGCTTGTCCGATGTGCTACTGCACCAAATGCATCGTTGAAGAGAACCGTCCGCAATGGATTCAGCCGTGGGCAAGTACGCTGGCTAATATCGAATGGCACATCAACCGCGCCATGCACATGACCGGTCGTTGTGCCGACTGTGGAGCTTGCGGAGCCGCTTGTCCGCTGGGCTTGCCGATACATCTGCTCAGTCACCAGATTGTGCAGGAGGTAACCGATAATTTCGCGCTGGATGTCAATCAGGCCGTGTCGGGCGACAATGCGCTCTCAACCTTCAAACCGGAGGATAAGGAAAACTTTATACGGTAG
- a CDS encoding hydrogenase iron-sulfur subunit, whose protein sequence is MSEFEPKIVAFVCNWCTYAGADLTGTSRIKYASNVKIVRFPCTGRIDFMLLLKAFAEGADGIIVSGCHPNDCHYTSGNFHARRRWVIFRGLLNFMGIDVNRIQFSWVSAAEGAKWADVVNGTVTAVRELGPYTQYRKAADYLAQQDQSIIDGQEAMIIK, encoded by the coding sequence ATGTCAGAATTTGAACCGAAGATCGTTGCGTTTGTCTGCAACTGGTGTACCTACGCGGGTGCCGACCTGACGGGGACGAGCCGTATCAAATACGCTTCCAACGTGAAGATTGTACGTTTCCCGTGTACCGGCCGCATCGACTTCATGCTGCTGCTCAAAGCCTTTGCCGAAGGTGCCGACGGCATTATCGTGTCGGGGTGCCATCCCAACGATTGCCACTACACCTCGGGTAATTTTCACGCGCGTCGCCGCTGGGTGATTTTCCGCGGGTTGCTCAACTTTATGGGCATCGACGTAAACCGCATTCAGTTTTCGTGGGTGTCGGCAGCCGAAGGAGCCAAATGGGCCGACGTGGTAAATGGTACCGTGACCGCTGTTCGCGAACTGGGACCTTACACGCAATACCGCAAGGCAGCCGACTATCTGGCACAACAGGATCAGAGTATTATTGACGGTCAGGAGGCGATGATAATAAAGTAA